One Streptomyces sp. NBC_01237 genomic region harbors:
- a CDS encoding TIGR02234 family membrane protein: protein MEGVSAVPVPQPRARAAASDSAPDSAGSRRSLAAGLFLGAIGATVVLLASGQTWAEGRATVGGGALPLSADGQDVTGLPAALAIVALAALVAVFAVRGAGRLAVAGLLALSGLGAALSAWSGAFDSSALDAKAARSTGDASATVGALGHTAWPYVTAVGGVLILLAGLLALRYGSRWPTMSGRYERDGTPRPGRAPRTAPDPDRPEDLWKAMDRGEDPTREA, encoded by the coding sequence GTGGAGGGCGTGAGTGCCGTCCCCGTACCCCAGCCCCGTGCCCGAGCCGCCGCGTCCGACTCCGCCCCCGACAGCGCGGGAAGCCGACGCAGTCTGGCCGCCGGTCTGTTCCTCGGCGCGATCGGCGCGACCGTCGTCCTCCTCGCCTCCGGCCAGACATGGGCCGAGGGCAGGGCCACCGTGGGCGGCGGTGCCCTGCCGCTGTCCGCGGACGGCCAGGATGTCACCGGGCTGCCGGCCGCCCTGGCCATAGTCGCCCTGGCCGCGCTCGTCGCCGTCTTCGCCGTGCGGGGCGCCGGACGCCTGGCCGTCGCCGGGCTCCTCGCCCTCAGCGGCCTCGGCGCCGCGCTCAGCGCCTGGTCCGGTGCCTTCGACAGCTCGGCCCTCGACGCGAAGGCCGCCCGGTCCACCGGTGACGCCTCTGCCACGGTCGGCGCCCTCGGCCACACCGCCTGGCCCTACGTCACGGCCGTCGGCGGCGTGCTGATCCTGCTCGCCGGACTGCTCGCCCTGCGCTACGGCAGCCGCTGGCCCACCATGTCGGGACGGTACGAACGCGACGGCACCCCGCGCCCCGGCAGGGCCCCCCGCACCGCTCCGGATCCCGACCGGCCCGAGGACCTGTGGAAGGCCATGGACCGCGGCGAGGACCCGACGCGCGAGGCATGA